Proteins encoded in a region of the Pseudothermotoga elfii DSM 9442 = NBRC 107921 genome:
- a CDS encoding GGDEF domain-containing protein gives MEEREELLKKIKVLEDQLEYYRARDAQMEQMIQEYNQFIKKQFELYDDFVKDIGTSRIIDPLTRVYSTEHINRLIAYYHQKAFEENRSYAIIMVRLLDCNDQFEKHLSSVGKILKSTVRVPMDSVGRFSEDSFVVLLTDVKKDIATKVVERVDRSIKSSVEAYVKIAFRSYPDDGENLEQFIKDMSQEVS, from the coding sequence ATGGAAGAGCGGGAAGAGTTGCTAAAAAAAATTAAGGTTCTGGAGGATCAACTCGAATATTATCGGGCACGTGATGCACAGATGGAACAAATGATTCAGGAATACAACCAGTTCATAAAAAAACAGTTCGAGTTATATGATGATTTTGTCAAAGATATTGGTACAAGCAGGATAATCGATCCTTTAACACGTGTTTACTCTACCGAGCATATAAATCGCCTGATTGCTTATTATCACCAGAAAGCTTTCGAAGAAAACAGAAGCTATGCTATAATAATGGTCCGCTTGCTTGATTGCAATGACCAATTCGAAAAGCACCTGTCAAGTGTTGGAAAAATACTCAAGAGCACGGTCCGTGTGCCTATGGATAGTGTGGGAAGATTTTCTGAGGACAGTTTTGTTGTTTTACTTACAGATGTAAAAAAGGATATCGCCACTAAGGTGGTTGAAAGAGTTGACAGGTCCATAAAGAGTTCTGTAGAAGCATATGTGAAGATAGCTTTTAGATCTTATCCCGACGATGGCGAGAATCTTGAGCAATTTATTAAGGATATGAGTCAGGAGGTTTCTTAG
- the rpmE gene encoding 50S ribosomal protein L31 encodes MKEKIHPEMKLVTVKCACGAEHKFYTTLENVRIDVCSNCHPLYKGMSGASLVIDSEGRIEKFRRKYKDQQY; translated from the coding sequence GTGAAGGAGAAAATTCATCCGGAGATGAAACTTGTCACGGTAAAATGTGCTTGTGGCGCAGAGCATAAATTCTATACCACACTCGAGAATGTTAGAATTGACGTTTGCTCAAACTGCCATCCTTTATACAAAGGTATGAGTGGCGCAAGTCTTGTTATAGACAGCGAAGGTAGAATTGAAAAGTTCCGCCGCAAATATAAAGATCAGCAATATTGA
- a CDS encoding S1 RNA-binding domain-containing protein, with amino-acid sequence MTKVGDVVKSKVTQITKFGAIVTLENGEAGFIHISKIANQYVKNVEDFLKQGQEVTAKIIGKTKDGKWELSLKEQKESDQKGSGKADFERKLAKFMKESERKMAEYRKRVEKKGGRF; translated from the coding sequence GTGACAAAGGTTGGAGATGTTGTGAAAAGCAAAGTAACTCAAATAACCAAATTTGGAGCAATAGTTACACTTGAGAATGGAGAAGCTGGTTTTATCCACATTTCCAAAATAGCAAATCAGTACGTTAAGAACGTGGAAGATTTTCTCAAGCAAGGTCAGGAAGTAACGGCAAAAATTATTGGAAAAACCAAGGATGGAAAATGGGAATTGTCCCTGAAAGAGCAGAAAGAGTCTGATCAAAAGGGTTCTGGCAAAGCTGATTTCGAGAGAAAACTCGCAAAATTCATGAAGGAAAGCGAAAGAAAAATGGCGGAATATCGAAAGAGAGTAGAGAAAAAGGGTGGGAGGTTCTAA
- a CDS encoding L,D-transpeptidase family protein → MKKSVLLLLFLLNLLIFGVDHEVIVDSFENDLITLKIKPLYTPAKMQRIYIFSQTGHRLAKLDSDMNVLFDVSKTDWIVPEVFGENVFGNIMKGTNPPVLNISCYRSNPDIFLFTDTEKRRMYVIVKIPEKWLFTGCEFQGLSFKKFRFSNLLYLYTDTGLKDGIHKIDLEFLLPHGLKKTLSRDVFVFNGIANFLRGNTVPFFAEYVPPYQHTVKPGETLWSIANMYNLRTADLELVNGLQDGSKIISGQILKLAKVRFDASLTTIVVNTTVARLALYYNGTLVKSFPVAIGKSDTTPPGVYWIVKKEIDPALYWYGEYIPPRSPINGLGTRYLQLSNPTYGIHGTTKPWEIGKRISHGCIRMLNQDIETLDAFIDLGTKVIVIKSMEAFPKKLEDLL, encoded by the coding sequence ATGAAAAAGAGCGTATTGCTCTTGCTGTTCTTACTGAACTTGCTGATTTTTGGAGTAGATCACGAGGTAATAGTTGATTCTTTTGAGAATGATTTAATTACTCTGAAGATAAAACCTCTTTACACACCTGCAAAAATGCAGAGAATTTATATCTTTTCACAGACAGGCCACAGGCTTGCCAAATTGGACAGCGATATGAATGTTTTGTTTGATGTTTCCAAAACAGACTGGATTGTGCCAGAAGTTTTTGGTGAAAATGTATTCGGCAATATAATGAAAGGAACAAATCCACCTGTTTTAAATATCTCTTGTTACAGATCCAATCCAGATATCTTTTTGTTTACAGATACAGAGAAAAGAAGAATGTATGTTATCGTAAAAATTCCCGAAAAGTGGCTATTCACTGGATGTGAATTTCAGGGTTTGTCTTTCAAAAAATTCAGATTTTCAAATCTTTTATATCTCTATACAGATACCGGGTTGAAAGATGGCATTCACAAAATAGATTTAGAATTCCTTTTACCACATGGGCTAAAGAAGACATTAAGCAGAGACGTATTTGTTTTCAATGGTATCGCAAATTTTTTGAGAGGAAACACGGTTCCTTTTTTTGCAGAATATGTACCACCTTACCAGCACACTGTCAAACCTGGTGAGACACTCTGGTCCATAGCCAATATGTATAATCTTAGAACAGCTGATCTTGAGTTAGTTAACGGCTTGCAGGATGGAAGCAAGATTATTTCCGGGCAGATATTGAAGCTCGCGAAAGTTAGATTTGATGCGTCTTTAACAACAATTGTGGTTAACACCACAGTAGCCCGCCTCGCTTTGTATTACAATGGCACGCTTGTGAAATCATTTCCTGTGGCTATTGGAAAAAGCGATACCACACCACCCGGCGTGTACTGGATTGTAAAAAAAGAAATTGATCCAGCATTATACTGGTATGGAGAATATATACCTCCACGTTCGCCTATAAATGGTCTTGGTACGAGATATTTGCAACTCTCGAATCCGACTTACGGTATACACGGCACAACAAAACCGTGGGAAATTGGAAAAAGAATTTCCCACGGCTGTATACGAATGCTGAATCAAGATATAGAAACCTTAGATGCTTTCATTGATCTTGGTACTAAGGTAATCGTCATAAAAAGTATGGAAGCTTTTCCGAAAAAACTGGAAGATTTGCTTTAG
- the coaBC gene encoding bifunctional phosphopantothenoylcysteine decarboxylase/phosphopantothenate--cysteine ligase CoaBC, whose product MKILIGATGCIAIYKVVGLVSSLRKAGHELKIIMTESAQKLVSKTLFSAVGNCEVYTDEDSFDVRNGWIPHTELSKWPDILVVAPATANTIAKLANGFADNLLTMVCLAYEKDRKLLIPAMNYRMYENQVTQYNLQAMKQRGWWVLEPSVGHLACGESGRGRYPENEIVQEAIYVLASEKPLKGMNLLITAGPTWESIDPVRVLSNRSSGKMGYELAKVAVRLGANVTLVSGPTSLVAPYFVEDFVKVESADQMYREVEKRFNRSDGVIMAAAVADYSPTKKSDIKIKKGADKLNISFKKTVDILGELGRKKGEKILVGFAVESQSLEDYAIEKLKRKNLDMIVANQVDAMGSDKNTVLIIKKDGTLKRVGPDEKERIALAVLTELADFWSRSRGNS is encoded by the coding sequence ATGAAAATTCTCATAGGAGCGACGGGCTGTATAGCTATTTATAAAGTTGTCGGGCTTGTCAGTTCCTTGAGAAAAGCCGGACATGAATTGAAAATTATTATGACTGAGAGCGCCCAGAAACTTGTTTCAAAGACGCTTTTCTCAGCTGTTGGTAATTGCGAGGTCTATACAGACGAAGATTCTTTTGATGTGAGGAATGGCTGGATACCTCACACCGAGCTTTCAAAATGGCCAGATATTCTTGTTGTTGCTCCTGCAACTGCAAATACCATAGCTAAACTGGCAAATGGCTTTGCTGATAATCTTTTGACAATGGTCTGCCTTGCGTACGAGAAAGATAGAAAACTTCTGATACCTGCGATGAATTACAGGATGTATGAAAACCAGGTAACTCAATATAATTTGCAGGCAATGAAACAAAGAGGATGGTGGGTACTGGAACCATCGGTTGGTCATCTGGCCTGCGGTGAATCTGGTCGTGGCCGGTATCCAGAAAATGAAATTGTACAGGAAGCTATATACGTGCTGGCATCTGAAAAGCCTTTAAAAGGTATGAATCTCCTTATTACAGCTGGTCCAACATGGGAAAGTATAGATCCTGTGAGGGTACTTTCAAATCGTTCCAGTGGCAAGATGGGATATGAGCTTGCGAAGGTTGCTGTTCGACTTGGTGCAAATGTTACTCTGGTTTCAGGTCCGACATCACTTGTTGCCCCTTATTTTGTAGAAGATTTTGTGAAAGTTGAAAGTGCAGATCAGATGTATAGAGAGGTAGAAAAAAGATTTAACAGATCAGATGGAGTAATTATGGCCGCTGCTGTTGCAGATTACTCACCGACTAAAAAAAGTGATATAAAAATTAAAAAAGGGGCAGATAAATTAAATATATCTTTTAAAAAGACAGTAGATATACTTGGTGAACTTGGGAGAAAAAAAGGTGAAAAAATTCTTGTTGGTTTTGCCGTAGAATCTCAATCCTTAGAAGATTATGCAATCGAAAAGCTCAAGAGAAAAAATCTGGATATGATAGTAGCAAATCAGGTTGATGCTATGGGAAGTGATAAAAATACTGTATTGATAATAAAGAAGGATGGTACTTTAAAGAGAGTTGGTCCTGATGAAAAAGAGCGTATTGCTCTTGCTGTTCTTACTGAACTTGCTGATTTTTGGAGTAGATCACGAGGTAATAGTTGA
- a CDS encoding DNA-directed RNA polymerase subunit omega has translation MLSKPVINYDYLSKRIPYKYAIPVAVAKRAEALKEYAKAYVTTPDGNLISMAFKELQEGYIRIKNEEILKILLPEVK, from the coding sequence ATGTTGAGTAAACCAGTGATAAACTACGACTATTTGTCTAAGAGAATACCTTACAAATACGCTATACCAGTCGCAGTAGCAAAAAGGGCAGAAGCGTTAAAGGAGTATGCAAAAGCGTATGTGACAACTCCCGATGGAAATTTAATTTCTATGGCTTTCAAGGAATTGCAGGAAGGGTATATCAGGATTAAAAATGAAGAGATATTGAAAATATTGCTTCCGGAAGTGAAGTAG
- the gmk gene encoding guanylate kinase, which yields MKGVLYVVSGPSGVGKTSIIELTLKKVKNIVFSVSCTTRPKRPGEIDGKDYFFVSEPSFMKMVENGEFLEWAVVHSYYYGTLKKFVEEQLENGKNVLLDIDVQGAMTVMKKAGDAVYIFIAPPSFEELKQRLVKRGTEDKTNLERRLEDAKRELSFIPQFEYLIVNENLQESVDQLCSIIVAEQVRVKRALDRLGMHKFFENGGGYVE from the coding sequence GTGAAAGGAGTTCTGTATGTCGTCAGCGGACCATCAGGAGTCGGAAAAACCTCCATTATCGAGTTAACTCTTAAAAAAGTAAAAAATATCGTTTTTTCTGTGTCCTGTACAACAAGACCTAAAAGGCCTGGTGAAATTGACGGAAAAGATTACTTTTTTGTCAGTGAGCCTTCATTTATGAAAATGGTGGAGAATGGTGAGTTTCTCGAGTGGGCTGTTGTGCACAGTTACTACTATGGAACGTTAAAAAAATTTGTTGAAGAACAACTCGAAAACGGGAAAAATGTTCTTCTGGATATAGATGTTCAGGGTGCAATGACGGTTATGAAAAAAGCCGGGGATGCTGTGTATATATTCATCGCTCCACCTTCTTTTGAAGAATTAAAACAGAGGCTTGTAAAGCGTGGAACGGAGGATAAAACTAATTTGGAGCGGAGATTGGAAGATGCAAAAAGAGAGCTGTCTTTTATCCCGCAATTCGAATATTTGATAGTGAATGAAAATCTTCAGGAATCAGTTGATCAACTTTGCTCTATAATTGTTGCTGAACAGGTAAGAGTTAAGAGAGCTCTTGACAGGCTTGGGATGCACAAATTTTTTGAAAATGGAGGTGGCTATGTTGAGTAA
- a CDS encoding DUF370 domain-containing protein: MYGLINIGFGNVISGDRVIAIVNPESAPLKRLKDEAKDEGKLIDATYGRKTRAILITDSNHIILSAIQPETIAQRFKQSMIEIEENLNKVR; this comes from the coding sequence ATGTATGGTTTGATTAACATTGGTTTTGGGAATGTAATTTCTGGGGATCGTGTTATTGCCATTGTAAATCCTGAATCTGCACCATTGAAAAGACTCAAAGATGAGGCAAAAGATGAAGGAAAATTGATTGATGCAACCTACGGAAGGAAAACGCGCGCAATATTGATCACCGATAGCAATCACATAATATTGAGCGCTATCCAGCCTGAGACGATAGCTCAGAGATTCAAGCAATCTATGATAGAGATAGAAGAAAATTTGAACAAAGTGAGGTAA
- a CDS encoding YicC/YloC family endoribonuclease — translation MPKSMTGYARCEKITDSYRIQCELKSLNSRYFTVDIQSPSFMLGRENQLIDSVKEFIKRGKVSLRIFVEFLSPSNAVKIDTGLAKSYYDALESLVNELGIPEPVNLDNLLRFKDLIRFELSQQQEKEIFSLIEEVLKCALTELNRDRSNEGSKLAGDLLAILDQIKDLCERVSNLAESMQQKIKEKIIQDVRRLLSDEVQLNDTLLENSVAFLVQRADIREELTRLASHVEKAVKLLSSDEPMGNHLDFLAQEMLREVNTILSKSQSQEISDFALKMKVLVSQFREQVQNIE, via the coding sequence TTGCCAAAGAGTATGACGGGTTATGCAAGATGTGAAAAGATTACAGACAGCTATCGGATTCAATGTGAGTTAAAATCTTTAAATTCAAGATATTTTACGGTGGATATTCAGTCTCCATCGTTTATGCTTGGTCGCGAGAATCAATTGATAGATTCTGTCAAAGAATTTATTAAAAGAGGCAAGGTATCTCTGAGAATTTTTGTAGAATTTCTCTCACCTTCAAATGCAGTTAAAATAGATACAGGTCTTGCAAAGAGTTATTATGATGCACTTGAAAGTCTGGTGAATGAACTTGGTATACCAGAACCTGTTAATTTAGATAATCTTTTGAGATTCAAAGATCTTATCAGGTTTGAGCTTTCTCAACAGCAGGAAAAGGAAATTTTCTCATTGATTGAGGAAGTTCTTAAATGCGCTCTTACTGAACTTAACAGAGATAGGTCAAATGAAGGTTCGAAACTTGCAGGAGATTTGCTTGCGATACTCGACCAGATAAAAGATCTCTGTGAAAGGGTATCAAATCTCGCTGAAAGTATGCAACAAAAAATTAAAGAAAAGATCATTCAGGATGTAAGAAGATTGTTGAGCGATGAAGTTCAGCTAAATGATACCCTGCTCGAGAATTCAGTCGCATTTTTGGTTCAGAGGGCGGATATTAGGGAAGAGCTTACAAGACTTGCCAGCCATGTTGAAAAAGCTGTTAAACTTCTGTCATCTGATGAGCCTATGGGTAATCACTTGGATTTCCTTGCTCAAGAGATGCTTAGAGAAGTCAACACAATTCTCTCTAAATCCCAGAGTCAGGAAATTTCAGATTTTGCTTTAAAAATGAAGGTGTTGGTATCTCAGTTCAGGGAACAGGTCCAAAATATTGAATGA
- a CDS encoding BamA/OMP85 family outer membrane protein, translating to MKFWLTFFLTFFAAVSWGIVISDVTFTGLETVEASELLFLVRDYVNVDLTDQGVQELAKKIFDTGYFSSLEPELISTDKGYVLNLKVQENPVVTDWKIEVTGPELIKKDNLQSAVVLEKNRALSIEKVKESLQAIKKKFDDAGYFLVEVNGDFKEGVYIFQVIEYALWEIYFDGETDGLDFSQIRKQMKIDTLKDFYTTPSILRIFTKDIKRCYPTIQSISSVMSVLSKYVYFGEETSINFEKMDIPGVDEKAAALKINVSLRKIIDDGKVYDNVEIAGNKLISSSELQSIIKLQPGQYVSNVEILKAMQNLIDYYDEKGYPMVFVTAQEKENTLLLNVHEKYVSSVEFDGLSLTKKYVIDDLITFEKGEALKEKDFYDTISALNRTQFFESISAYPVGTSDSTEVKVMINIGEKQRKFDFNGGIAWTPPSEGKQWYEGFYGEVTLATINPFGYGQSFSISGTLGLSSRSFSFEYSVRKPFELPATLGALFKYENTTDDSSVTNILQLGGNFTTLRREGHAFGAGVTYEQRYSSIGTENTLILSGNYSYDTRDNSIFAMNGKYLYTGVSKAGLFGILDDRSYWKLRVDARMFMPLYEDSLSVAFRAFATTLLGESYKISGATEETILFYGIDSVRGTSSVKDKAGWVGSAELRYDLKSQTIPIYLLAFVDVGGTGESLLQPDINVTAGPEMDIAIPMLGVIGFGVAYNFDGNWTFDNFKPFFRFGTAF from the coding sequence ATGAAGTTCTGGCTGACTTTTTTTCTGACTTTTTTTGCCGCTGTTAGCTGGGGAATAGTAATAAGTGATGTTACTTTCACAGGTCTTGAAACGGTTGAAGCTTCTGAATTGCTTTTTCTGGTTAGAGATTATGTGAACGTTGATTTGACAGATCAGGGGGTTCAGGAACTTGCGAAAAAGATTTTTGATACTGGATATTTTTCTTCGCTTGAACCTGAGCTTATTTCAACTGATAAAGGATATGTCTTGAATCTGAAGGTTCAGGAGAACCCGGTTGTGACAGATTGGAAAATCGAAGTAACTGGCCCTGAGTTGATTAAGAAAGACAATCTTCAGTCTGCTGTTGTTCTTGAAAAAAACAGAGCACTGAGCATAGAAAAAGTCAAAGAGTCTCTTCAAGCAATAAAGAAAAAATTTGACGATGCAGGTTATTTTCTGGTAGAAGTGAACGGTGATTTTAAAGAAGGGGTTTATATTTTCCAGGTAATTGAATACGCTTTGTGGGAAATATATTTTGATGGAGAGACCGATGGATTGGATTTTTCACAGATAAGGAAACAGATGAAAATAGATACACTCAAAGATTTCTACACCACACCGAGTATATTGAGGATTTTCACGAAAGATATTAAACGATGTTATCCAACTATTCAGAGTATTTCGTCTGTTATGAGTGTACTCAGCAAATATGTGTATTTTGGTGAAGAAACTTCAATAAATTTTGAAAAGATGGATATACCTGGAGTTGATGAGAAAGCAGCTGCTTTGAAAATCAATGTTTCTCTCAGAAAAATTATCGATGATGGGAAGGTCTATGACAACGTTGAGATAGCTGGGAATAAATTGATTTCATCTTCAGAACTCCAGAGCATCATCAAATTACAGCCCGGTCAATATGTCAGCAATGTAGAGATATTGAAAGCTATGCAAAATCTGATCGATTATTATGATGAAAAGGGTTATCCGATGGTTTTCGTCACAGCACAGGAAAAAGAGAATACATTGCTGCTGAATGTTCATGAGAAGTACGTTTCTTCTGTTGAATTTGATGGATTGTCTTTGACTAAGAAATATGTCATAGATGACTTGATCACTTTTGAAAAAGGCGAGGCTCTCAAAGAAAAGGATTTTTATGATACAATTTCTGCTCTGAACAGGACACAGTTTTTTGAATCTATAAGTGCTTACCCAGTTGGAACATCGGATTCCACAGAAGTGAAAGTAATGATAAATATCGGCGAAAAGCAGAGAAAATTCGATTTCAATGGTGGTATAGCATGGACTCCGCCTTCTGAAGGGAAGCAGTGGTACGAGGGGTTTTATGGCGAGGTCACTCTTGCTACTATAAATCCGTTTGGTTATGGTCAGAGTTTTTCCATAAGCGGAACACTCGGTCTTTCAAGTAGATCTTTTAGCTTTGAGTATTCTGTAAGAAAACCCTTCGAACTTCCTGCAACTCTCGGAGCTCTGTTCAAATATGAAAATACAACCGACGACTCGTCTGTTACGAATATACTCCAGCTTGGAGGTAATTTTACAACTTTGAGACGTGAAGGACATGCCTTTGGAGCAGGAGTTACTTATGAACAGAGATATTCATCGATTGGTACGGAAAACACTTTGATACTTTCAGGCAATTATTCCTATGATACGAGAGACAATTCGATATTTGCCATGAACGGTAAATATCTTTACACGGGCGTTTCAAAGGCAGGGTTATTTGGAATACTTGACGACAGAAGTTACTGGAAATTGAGAGTAGATGCCAGAATGTTTATGCCTTTATATGAAGATTCACTTTCGGTTGCATTCAGGGCTTTTGCCACAACACTTCTTGGAGAAAGTTACAAAATATCTGGTGCCACTGAAGAGACCATTTTGTTCTACGGTATTGACAGTGTCAGAGGGACAAGCAGTGTTAAGGATAAAGCAGGATGGGTTGGCAGTGCGGAATTGAGATATGATCTCAAATCTCAGACTATTCCAATTTATTTACTTGCATTTGTCGATGTCGGTGGAACTGGCGAGTCTCTTCTGCAGCCAGACATAAATGTTACAGCTGGTCCAGAGATGGACATAGCTATTCCAATGCTTGGAGTGATAGGATTTGGAGTAGCCTATAATTTCGATGGAAACTGGACTTTTGACAACTTCAAGCCATTTTTCAGATTTGGCACAGCTTTTTGA
- a CDS encoding ATP-binding protein: MGLRTIADHIMDITQNSFKAEAKKITLTIEENKNWFCFQVEDDGCGMDDEQLKTAFDPFYTTRDHRIRKFGLGLPFLKQAAEATGGAVEIRSAKGAGTFVKACFDTNHVDCQSIGDLAGCLSTLILSATDVELQVNRFKDGKTYFISSGELKKYLPDFSSVKAIKIVYEIIEELEESIK, from the coding sequence ATGGGATTGCGAACCATAGCTGATCACATAATGGACATAACGCAGAATTCGTTTAAAGCGGAAGCAAAAAAGATAACCTTAACGATAGAAGAAAATAAAAATTGGTTTTGTTTCCAGGTTGAAGATGATGGATGTGGAATGGACGATGAACAGCTGAAAACTGCTTTTGATCCTTTTTACACAACAAGAGATCACAGAATAAGAAAATTTGGTCTTGGATTGCCTTTTTTGAAACAAGCTGCTGAAGCAACCGGTGGGGCTGTAGAAATCAGGAGCGCCAAAGGCGCTGGAACATTTGTGAAAGCGTGTTTTGATACAAATCATGTAGATTGTCAGAGTATAGGTGACCTTGCAGGGTGTTTATCTACCCTGATATTATCAGCTACAGATGTCGAACTTCAGGTGAATAGATTCAAAGATGGAAAAACCTATTTTATTTCAAGTGGTGAATTGAAAAAATATCTACCGGACTTTTCTTCTGTGAAAGCGATAAAGATTGTTTATGAGATAATAGAGGAACTTGAAGAAAGTATCAAATGA
- a CDS encoding phosphotransferase, producing MIKADLHLHSCLSPCADITMVPGVVSQKADSEGIDILSITDHNACNNVKSFKKRLYRLLLPGVELTSLEEVHVLAYFSSFEKLDRFCKYVRKFLPVFPYDPELMGYQVVVNEKDEFVKVEEIFLGSALQLRLKELVDTIIFYEGIPVYAHIERRFGILYQLGVFPKDDRVKVVEARTREGWKKAIDSGFVVLSNSDAHTPDEIGCRFTRFKLHKLNLKEVFSVLSIPERERILSIWDCEP from the coding sequence ATGATAAAAGCAGATTTGCACTTGCATTCATGCCTGTCACCATGTGCAGACATAACAATGGTACCGGGTGTGGTTTCTCAGAAAGCAGACAGTGAAGGTATAGATATTCTTTCAATAACTGACCACAATGCGTGCAATAATGTGAAAAGTTTTAAAAAGAGACTGTACCGGTTGCTTCTGCCCGGTGTAGAACTAACCTCTCTTGAAGAAGTACATGTGCTTGCTTATTTCAGTTCTTTTGAAAAATTAGACAGATTCTGCAAATATGTTAGAAAGTTTTTGCCAGTTTTTCCTTATGATCCAGAGCTAATGGGATATCAGGTAGTTGTCAATGAGAAAGACGAATTTGTGAAAGTTGAAGAAATTTTTCTTGGGAGTGCCCTTCAATTAAGATTGAAAGAGTTGGTAGATACCATAATCTTTTATGAAGGAATACCTGTCTATGCTCATATCGAGCGAAGGTTTGGTATATTGTATCAATTAGGGGTTTTTCCGAAAGACGACCGGGTAAAGGTCGTTGAAGCACGCACCAGGGAAGGATGGAAAAAGGCTATTGATTCTGGTTTTGTGGTTTTGAGTAATTCTGATGCGCATACTCCAGATGAAATAGGCTGTAGATTCACAAGATTCAAACTGCATAAGCTGAACTTAAAAGAAGTATTCAGTGTCTTATCAATACCAGAACGAGAAAGGATCCTGTCTATATGGGATTGCGAACCATAG
- a CDS encoding CBS domain-containing protein produces the protein MEKILDRVQSFFLDMPITEIMNSNVISVKPDRTLRQVKEILRIKRISGLPVVDSERKLIGIVSIEDIIKALEGGYVDDTVEERMTKNVVSIQSNSTLKDVIEVFEKWPYGRFPVVDSENKLVGIVTKNDVMMALLTKLGLVYLHDERRREVLDSPEYFARSLLTGERLDKSGADFYFPIDYYDINLAGIGASRLRQFLLAKGVDEKTARRVAIATYEAETNVVIHSGSSGGIYCFIKPDSVFVRVEDHGKGIEDVELAMREGYSTAPDYVRELGFGAGMGLANIKRCSDNMMVMSKVGAGVVVEMEFLTRKEDKG, from the coding sequence GTGGAAAAGATTCTTGATCGCGTGCAGAGTTTTTTTCTGGATATGCCCATCACAGAAATCATGAATTCGAATGTCATCTCAGTTAAACCTGATAGAACCTTGAGGCAGGTCAAAGAAATACTTCGTATAAAAAGAATCTCTGGATTACCTGTTGTTGATTCTGAACGAAAACTTATAGGTATAGTGAGCATCGAAGATATCATAAAAGCTCTGGAAGGTGGTTATGTGGATGACACCGTTGAAGAGAGAATGACGAAAAATGTTGTGTCAATTCAGAGCAATTCTACTTTAAAAGATGTGATAGAGGTTTTTGAAAAATGGCCTTACGGCAGGTTCCCGGTAGTAGATTCAGAAAACAAACTGGTTGGAATAGTCACAAAAAACGATGTTATGATGGCTCTCTTGACAAAGTTGGGATTGGTATACCTCCATGACGAAAGACGGCGGGAGGTTTTGGATAGCCCCGAATATTTCGCAAGATCTCTTCTAACTGGTGAGCGACTTGATAAATCGGGTGCAGATTTTTACTTTCCAATAGATTATTACGATATTAATCTGGCTGGTATAGGTGCTTCAAGATTGAGACAGTTTCTCCTTGCGAAAGGTGTTGATGAGAAAACAGCAAGAAGAGTTGCAATAGCTACTTATGAAGCCGAAACCAATGTTGTGATTCATAGCGGCAGTTCTGGTGGTATATATTGCTTTATAAAACCTGACAGTGTGTTTGTAAGAGTCGAAGATCACGGAAAAGGAATAGAAGATGTCGAGCTTGCTATGCGTGAAGGTTACTCTACCGCACCTGATTATGTCAGGGAGCTTGGGTTCGGAGCAGGAATGGGTCTTGCAAACATTAAAAGATGCTCTGATAACATGATGGTTATGTCAAAGGTCGGAGCAGGGGTAGTTGTTGAAATGGAATTTCTGACGAGGAAGGAGGATAAGGGATGA